Proteins encoded in a region of the Vicia villosa cultivar HV-30 ecotype Madison, WI linkage group LG5, Vvil1.0, whole genome shotgun sequence genome:
- the LOC131604396 gene encoding protein MAIN-LIKE 1-like, whose protein sequence is MPPPRRRRLGTISTSTPDVGSNVPPTQGHEDELVTEPIWYLGGPVDASLLTRYDEHAARHIWDGESRDPQRFYDHGRKIKDLAHSDEPWFQEVLAASGMRDLCVLGYDTIHNGMLAAFAERWHPETSSFHPPHGEITITLDDVACLLHLPIRGTLLCHSWLTKAEAQDMLIAELGADPDDALEEVERTRGAHVRFRFLQRQYDAELTAELQAEGDELEQATHTERALRCYFLYLIGTQLFVDTSSTYTYIVYLTYLSDITCIHEYN, encoded by the exons ATGCCACCACCCCGCAGACGTCGTCTTGGCACTATTTCTACTTCTACTCCTGATGTAGGATCGAATGTGCCACCTACGCAAGGCCACGAGGATGAGCTGGTGACGGAGCCTATTTGGTACCTTGGGGGTCCTGTAGACGCATCCCTTTTGACAAGGTATGACGAGCATGCAGCTAGACATATATGGGATGGAGAG agTAGGGATCCCCAGAGGTTCTACGACCATGGGCGGAAGATTAAAGATCTCGCACATTCTGACGAGCCATGGTTTCAGGAGGTATTGGCAGCTTCAGGCATGAGGGACCTTTGCGTGCTCGGCTACGATACCATACATAATGGTATGCTTGCGGCCTTTGCGGAGAGATGGCATCCTGAGACATCCTCATTTCATCCACCCCACGGTGAGATTACCATCACCCTAGATGATGTGGCATGCCTACTTCATCTTCCTATCAGGGGTACCCTCCTTTGTCACAGTTGGCTGACGAAGGCGGAAGCTCAGGATATGTTGATTGCTGAGCTGGGGGCTGATCCCGATGACGCccttgaggaggtggagaggacaCGAGGGGCCCACGTCAGGTTTAGGTTCCTGCAGAGACAGTATGATGCGGAGCTCACTGCGGAACTACAGGCTGAGGGGGATGAGTTAGAGCAGGCTACACACACAGAGCGGGCGCTGAGATGCTACTTCCTATATTTGATAGGCACTcagctctttgtggacacgagctcgacGTACACATACATCGTCTACCTGACGTACTTATCGGATATAACAtgtatccatgagtacaactag